AAACCGCTGAGGCGGCTGAACAGCCAGGCGAACGGGTAGACGATTTTCAGCGGCACGGCCAGCAGCGCGTTGCCGAATGCCAGCACGGCGTCGGGATAGCGGCGGGCCACGGTGCGCGGGAAATAATCGGCGAAAACCAGCAGGATCGCACTGGCGCCGAGGCAAGCCGCCCACGGGCCGTTTTCTTCACAGAGGAAAATCGCCAGCAGCGTCGCGATGATCACCGCGAGCGCACGGCACAATGTGTTGCACAGGATCAGGCTGTCGAGCGGGAAGCTCAGCTTCGCCAGCGGTTTATCGCTGGCGCGCGAGGCGGTGCGTTGTGCGAGCAAATGCTGCTGCGCGATTTCGACGGCGGTAAACAGCCCAGACCATAAAATCAGCAGGACAAATACCGCGAGCATCGGCCCTATGGGCAAACCGTCCATTTATGCCGCCCGTCAGATGTGCAGAATGTATTCACGAACCAGTTTGCTGCCGAAGTACGCCAACATCAGCAGGCAGAAACCGGCGAGGGTCCAGCGAATCGCTTTGTGTCCACGCCAGCCGAGACGATTACGGCCCCACAACAGCACGCTGAACACGATCCACGCCAGACAGGCCAGCAGCGTCTTGTGCACCAGATGCTGGGCAAACAGGTTCTCGACGAACAGCCACCCGGAAATCAGCGACAGCGACAGCAGCGTCCAGCCGGCCCAGAGGAAACCGAACAGCAGGCTTTCCATGGTCTGCAGCGGCGGGAAGTTCTTGATCAGCCCGGACGGGTGTTTGTGCTTGAGCTGGTGGTCTTGCACCAGCAGCAGCAAGGCCTGGAATACCGCGATGGTGAACATGCCGTAGGCCAGGATCGACAACAGAATGTGCGCGAGGATGCCCGGCTCTTCATCGATGATCTGCACCGTGCCGGTCGGCGCGAATTGCGCCAGCAATACCGTGATGGCGCCGAGGGGGAACAGCAGCACCAGGAGGTTTTCCACCGGGATGCGCGAGCAGGCCAGAAGCGTCAGGGCAATCACCGCAGCGGCGATCAGACTTGAGGCGCTGAAGAAGTCCAGGCCCAGACCGATCGGGGTCAGCAGGTGGGTGAGCAGGCTGGCGCCGTGAGCAATCACCGCGAACACGCCGAGGCTGACGAGCAGGCGCTTGTTCGCCTTGGCGCCGGTGGCCAGACGGGTGCTTTGATAAAGGGTCGCAGCGGCGTAGAGCAGGGCGGCGGCGAGGGTGGTCAGCAAACTGGGTGACAAGGGGAGCATAAATCCTGTTAGGCAAGCCCGAAAGGCGCTGAGTTTGGCATAGAACCGCCATTGCACGAAAGACTCAGGAAGCTGACGGCGAGGTGTCCGCCGGCCGCAGTCTTCGCTATAATCCGCGACCTGCCCACGCCGCAGGCTCGCCGAGCACATGTTGATTCCGGTCTGGGCCGCCATTATCCCGGTCTGTACAGGGCCTGAAAGGATCGCGCAATGTTTGAAAACTTAACCGACCGTCTCTCGCAGACGCTGCGCCATGTCACCGGCAAGGCGAAGCTGACCGAGGACAATATCAAAGACACCCTGCGTGAAGTGCGCATGGCGTTGCTCGAAGCTGACGTCGCGCTGCCGGTGGTCAAGGACTTCGTCAATTCGGTCAAGGAGCGCGCTGTCGGCACCGAGGTGTCGCGCAGCCTGACGCCGGGCCAGGCGTTCGTGAAGATCGTCCAGGCCGAACTCGAAAGCCTGATGGGCGCGGCCAACGAAGACTTGAACCTCAGCGCCGTGCCGCCGGCCGTGATTCTGATGGCCGGTCTGCAGGGTGCGGGTAAAACCACCACCGCCGGCAAACTCGCGCGCTTCCTTAAAGAGCGCAAGAAGAAGTCGGTCATGGTCGTGTCGGCGGACATCTACCGTCCGGCGGCGATCAAGCAGCTGGAAACCCTGGCCAGCGACATCGGCGTCACGTTCTTCCCGTCCGACCTGAGCCAGAAGCCGGTCGACATCGCCACGGCGGCTATTAAAGAAGCGAAGCTGAAATTCATCGACGTGGTCATCGTCGATACCGCCGGTCGTCTGCACATCGACGAAGAGATGATGGGCGAGATCAAGGCACTGCACGCCGCGATCAACCCGGTCGAAACGCTGTTCGTGGTCGACGCCATGACCGGCCAGGACGCCGCCAACACGGCCAAGGCATTTGGCGATGCGCTGCCGCTGACCGGTGTGATCCTGACCAAGGTCGACGGCGACGCCCGTGGCGGTGCTGCACTGTCGGTGCGCGCCATCACTGGCAAGCCGATCAAGTTCATCGGTATGGGCGAGAAGAGCGAAGCGCTCGACCCATTCCACCCTGAGCGGATCGCTTCGCGAATCCTCGGCATGGGCGACGTGCTCAGCCTGATCGAACAGGCTGAAGCGACTCTCGACAAGGACAAGGCCGACAAACTGGCCAAGAAGCTGAAGAAGGGCAAGGGCTTCGACCTCGAAGACTTCCGCGATCAGCTGCAACAGATGAAGAACATGGGCGGCCTCGGCGGGCTCATGGACAAACTGCCGAGCATCGGCGGTGTCAACCTGTCGCAAATGGGCAATGCCCAGAACGCCGCAGAGAAGCAATTCAAGCAGATGGAAGCCATCATCAATTCCATGACCCCGGCCGAGCGCCGCGACCCTGAACTGATCAGCGGTTCGCGCAAACGCCGGATCGCCATGGGTTCCGGCACTCAGGTGCAGGACATCGGTCGCTTGATCAAGCAGCACAAGCAGATGCAGAAAATGATGAAGAAATTTACCGCCAAAGGCGGGATGGCAAAAATGATGCGCGGCATGGGCGGTATGTTGCCCGGCGGCGGCATGCCGAAGATGTAAGCTGTTCTGTCTCACCGTAAATCAGCAAAACGGGTGGGACAGGACATCAATGCTTCGCCGGTCGTCGCACCGGCGCAGACCCTGCAAGGATGCAGGATCAACAGCAAACCCGCACTCGGCGGGAGCTGACTGGCCGTTTTCATCGACGGCTCTCTATGCAAATCTGCACGGCATGCCATAGGCGCCGGAAAAAGTCATTTGCAAAAGTCCGGATATTCCTTAGAATATGCGGCCTTTCGGGCACCCATGCCCGCTGTGCATTTAGATTTGCAGCACCGACTACAGGAACGATGTTCACATGCTAACAATCCGTCTTGCCCTTGGCGGCTCCAAAAAGCGCCCGTTTTACCACCTGACCGTAACCGACTCGCGTAACCCGCGTGACGGCTCCCACAAAGAACAGGTTGGTTTCTTCAACCCTGTTGCCCGTGGTCAGGAAATCCGTCTGTCCGTGAACCAAGAGCGCGTAGCCTACTGGCTGAGCGTTGGTGCACAACCTTCTGAGCGCGTTGCTCAGTTGTTGAAGGAATCTGCCAAGGCTGCGGCCTGAGCAATATGAACGCGACGCCTGCTGTTGCCGATGATTTGATCGTTATTGGCAAAATTTATTCTGTTCACGGCGTTCGCGGCGAAGTGAAGGTTTATTCCTTTACTGATCCGACTGAAAACCTGTTGCAGTACAAAACCTGGACGCTCAAGCGCGAAGGCAATGTCAAACAGGTCGAGCTGGTCAGTGGACGCGGGAGCGACAAGTTCCTGGTCGCAAAGCTCAAGGGTCTTGATGATCGTGAAGAAGCTCGTCTTCTGGCCGGTTACGAGATCTGCGTGCCGCGCAATCTGTTCGCTGAATTGACCGATGGCGAGTACTACTGGTACCAGCTGGAAGGTCTGAAGGTCATCGACACCCTCGGGCAATTGCTCGGGAAGATCGATCATCTTCTGGAAACCGGCGCCAATGATGTAATGGTCGTCAAGCCTTGCGCTGGCAGCCTGGATGATCGCGAACGCCTGTTGCCCTATACCGAGCAATGCGTGTTGGCCATCGACCTGGAAGCGGGCGAGATGAAGGTGGATTGGGACGCGGACTTCTGACGTGGCTAACTTGCGCGTAGAAGTGATCAGTTTGTTTCCCGAGATGTTTTCCGCCATTGGCGATTACGGCATCACCAGTCGTGCGGTCAAACAGGGGCTCTTGCAGCTGACCTGTTGGAATCCGCGGAACTACACGACGGATCGGCATCACACTGTGGACGATCGCCCGTTTGGCGGTGGTCCGGGCATGGTGATGAAGATCAAGCCCCTGGAAGATGCTCTGGTTCACGCCAAGGCAGCAGCCGGGGAGGCGGCGAAGGTGATTTACCTGTCCCCCCAAGGCCGTCAACTGACTCAGTCGGCGGTACGCGAGCTGGCACAATCGGATGCATTGATCCTGATTGCCGGCCGCTATGAAGGCATTGACGAGCGCTTTATTGAGGCTCATGTCGATGAAGAGTGGTCGATTGGCGACTATGTACTGTCTGGCGGCGAGCTGCCGGCGATGGTCCTGATCGATGCGGTTACACGACTGCTGCCTGGAGCTTTAGGGCATGCGGATTCCGCTGAGGAAGATTCCTTTACGGATGGTCTGCTGGATTGCCCGCACTACACCCGACCGGAGGTGTATGCGGATCAGCGTGTTCCCGACGTGTTGCTGAGTGGCAATCACGCGCATATCCGGCGTTGGCGTTTACAGCAGTCCCTTGGTAGGACCTTTGAACGACGCGCCGATCTTCTGGAAAGCCGCTCGCTTTCTGGAGAAGAGAAGAAGCTGCTCGAGGAATACATCCGCGAGCGGGACGATAGTTAACAACGTATCGATGGTAGATCGAACGATTTACCTTAGGAGCACAGCATGACCAACAAAATCATCCTTGCACTCGAAGCAGAGCAGATGACCAAAGAAATCCCTACCTTCGCCCCAGGCGACACTATTGTCGTTCAGGTGAAAGTGAAGGAAGGCGATCGTTCCCGTCTGCAAGCGTTCGAAGGCGTTGTAATCGCCAAGCGTAACCGCGGCGTGAACAGTGCGTTCACCGTGCGTAAAATCTCCAACGGTGTTGGCGTAGAACGTACTTTCCAGACCTACTCCCCGCAGATCGACAGCATGGCTGTCAAACGTCGCGGTGACGTACGTAAAGCCAAGCTGTACTACCTGCGCGACCTGTCGGGTAAAGCAGCTCGCATCAAGGAAAAACTGGCTTAAGTCCAGCTTCCGATGCAGAAAAAAGCAGCCTACGGGCTGCTTTTTTGTTGCCCAAAATTCTTCCTCTTTAGGAGCTGCCGAAGGCTCGGGCTGCGATCTTTTGATCTTGCTTGTATTCGGGAGCCAGAAATCGAGTCTTGCCATGACCACCCGCGACAAGGAAATCAAACGCCGCACCGAACTCTCGGTGACCCGCGTAACCAAAGCCGTCTTCCCGCCGACCACCAACCATCACAACACCCTGTTTGGTGGCACTGCGCTGGCGTGGATGGACGAAGTCTCGTTCATCACCGCCACGCGATTCTGCCGTTTGCCGCTGGTAACCGTGTCTACCGATCGCATCGACTTCAACCACGCGATCCCGGCGGGGTCGATCGTTGAGTTGGTGGGGAAGGTAATCAAGGTCGGCAACACCAGCCTCAAGGTCGAGGTGGAAGTGTTTGTCGAGAGCATGAGCTGTGATGGTCGCGAGAAGGCGATTCATGGGCAGTTCAGCTTCGTTGCCATTGATGATGACAAGCGACCGGTGCCGGTGCTGCCGGGATTTGCTGCTTGAATTTTAAAAAGATCGCAGCCTTCGGCAGCTCCTACAGGAAAAACGCATTACATGTAGGAGCTGCCGAAGGCTGCGATCTTTTGCTTTCAAGCCTGTTGTGCCTCAGGCTGAATCAACGCCAGCAACGTCCACCCCGCGCCGGGATTCAACGTCGTCTCCGGTGTCACAACATGCACCCAGCCACTGTCATCACGCATGAACAGCAACGTCGCGCGATTGCCGTGCAACGCCCGGTAGTCCTCCCAGCCAAAGCCATCGGTCAATGTTGTGCTGTACAACTCGGCGCCCTGGCCCATCTGGCTGGCCAGTTTCGCGTAAGTGAACGCCTCGCTGCCCAGTTGATTGCCACGATGCTCCAGGCTTGCACGATGCTTGTCACTGCGGCGACTTTCATGACCGCTGGCCAAACCAAACAGTCGTTGATGGCCGAAGTCATGGCGAAAACGCATCGCCGCCAGCGTATTGAGTTCACCTGACGGCGACAGCGCCAGCAAATGCCCCAGGCCGACCAGATCCAGATGCGCATCGGCATGTTGCGAAGCCGGGTTGCCGAAATACGTCGGCAAGCCTTCCATGCGCGCAGCACGGATGTTTTCCCAGCTCGAATCGGTCAGCAGCACGCGGCTGCCCAGTTGCTGCAGCGATTTGCCCAGCTCCCGCGCCGGGCTGTTCGCGCCGACGATCAGGAAACCACTCGGCGCCGGTTCGGCGACCTTCAGCAGCCGTGCCAGCGGTCGCGCCGTGGCGCTTTGCAGGACGACGGTGCCGATGATCACAGCGAAGGTCAGCGGCACCAGCAGCAAGGCGCCTTCATGCCCGGCCTCATGCAGACGAATCGCGAAAATCGCCGACACCGCCGCCGCGACGATCCCCCGTGGCGCGATCCAGCACAGCAAGGCGCGCTCACGCCAACTCAGGCTCGAACCAGCCGTGCTCAGCAGCACGTTCAACGGCCGGGCAATCAACTGAATCACCAGCAGCAGAATCAGTACCAGCGGGCCCAGCCCGATCAAGGCATACAAATCCAGACGCGCCGCCAACAGAATGAACAAGCCGGAAATCAGCAGCACGCTGAGGTTTTCCTTGAAGTGCAGGATGTGTCGAACGTCCACGCCCTTCATGTTTGCCAGCCACATGCCCATCAGCGTCACTGCCAACAAGCCGGACTCATGCATCACTTCGTTGGCAGCAATGAAGATCCCCAGCACGGCCGCCAGCGAAGCGAGGTTGTGCAGGTACTCGGGCAGCCATTGCCGGCGAATAATCGTCCCCAACACCCAGCCACCGACGATTCCGAACACCGCGCCGCACAGAATCACCCCGCCGAAGGTCAAAAGACTCTGCTTGAGCCCATGGCCATCGGCGCTGGCAATGATGAAGCTGTAAACCACAACGGCGAGCAGCGCGCCGATCGGGTCAATGACGATGCCCTCCCAGCGCAAAATGTTGGCGATCGAGGCTTTCGGTCGCACCACACGGAGCATCGGCACGATCACCGTCGGGCCGGTGACCAGCGTGAGGCTGCCGAAGAGAATGGCGAGCATCCAGTCGAACCCCAGCAGGAAGTGCGTAGCGACCGCAATGACCACCCAGGTCGATAGCGCGCCGATGGTCACCAGGCGATGAACGACGCTGCCGATCTCTTTCCATTCCGACAAGTGCAGTGTCAGGCTGCCCTCGAACAGAATCAGCGCCACCGCCAGAGACACCAACGGCATCAGCAAGGGACCGAACATTTCCTGTGGGTCGAGCCAGCCCAGTACCGGCCCGACCAGAATGCCGGTCAGCAACAGAAACAGAATCGCCGGTAACTTCAGGCGCCAGGCCAGCCATTGGCAAGCCAGCGCTGCTGCGCCTATCCCGCCAAATGCCAAGAGAATTTCCTGCTCGTTCATCGATGCTCCCTGTTCCTTGAAATGGCGGGCTATGAAAGACTAGCGCCCATTCCTACAGTTCACTCAACATTTGCGCGCCGGCCTCAAGGCCGCGTGACATGAGCGCCCATGCCTGCCATCGACCATCCGCTGATTGATCAATTCCTCGACGCTATATGGCTGGAGAAAGGCCTGTCCGATAACACCCGCGGCGCCTATCGCAGCGATCTGGCGCTGTTCAATGGCTGGTTGCAGGAGAAAAACCTGGAACTGATCGACGCCGGTCGCGAGTTGATCCTTGATCACCTGGCCTGGCGTCTGGAGCAAAATTACAAGCCACGCTCCACCGCCAGATTTCTCTCCGGTGTGCGGGGCTTTTATCGCTATCTGTTGCGCGAGAAGCTGATCAGCGTCGACCCGACCTTGCGCGTTGATATGCCCCAGTTGGGCAGGCCGCTGCCCAAATCCCTCTCGGAAGCTGACGTCGAGGCGCTGCTGAAAGCGCCGGATCTGAGCGAGGCCATCGGCCAGCGTGATCGCGCCATGTTGGAAGTGTTGTACGCCTGCGGATTACGAGTCACCGAACTGATCAGCCTGACGCTGGAGCAGGTCAATTTGCGTCAGGGCGTCCTGCGGGTGATGGGCAAGGGCAGCAAGGAGCGTCTGGTGCCGATGGGCGAGGAGGCGATTGTCTGGGTCGAGCGCTACATGCGTGACGGTCGCGGCGAACTGCTGGGGGGCCGGCCCAGCGATGTGCTGTTTCCCAGCCAGCGCGGCGAGCAGATGACCCGCCAGACGTTCTGGCACCGCATCAAGCATCAGGCCAAGGTCGCCGGAATCGGCAAGTCGCTGTCGCCGCACACCTTGCGTCATGCCTTCGCCACACACTTGCTCAACCACGGTGCCGACTTGCGCGTCGTGCAGATGTTGCTCGGCCACAGCGACCTGTCGACCACGCAGATTTACACCCACGTCGCCCGCGCCCGCCTGCAGGACCTGCACGCCAAACACCATCCGCGCGGCTGAACACAAAATTGTCTGTAGGAGCTGCCGAAGGCTGCGATCTTTTGATGTTGTTTTTCTTGAAATCAAAAGCAAGATCAAAAGATCGCAGCCTTCGGCAGCTCCTACATAAAACGGTGTGATCTATGGCGACAGGCGCATTCGGCCCTCGTGACCTTATGTGTTAGGCTTTGCCGGTTTGCACGATGGACGGTTATGACCCGGTGTTCAGGCACGGGCGTTCTGATCGTTCCATTTGTCCGCCCTCAGGAGTTCTCATGCGTCTGACCCAGATTTTTGCCGCCGCAGCCATTGCGTTGGTCAGCACCTTTGCCGTCGCCGATGACGCGGCCGACAAAGCCATCCGTAAAAGCCTGGAAAACCTCGAACTCGAAGTTCCGGTAGAAAGCATCTCCGCCAGCCCGTTGCCGGGCATGTACGAAGTCAAGCTCAAGGGCAGCCGTGTGCTCTATGCCAGCGCCGATGGCCAGTACATTGTGCAGGGCAACCTGTACCAGCTCGAGAACGGCAAGCCGGTCAACCTGACCGAAAAAACCGAGCGCCTGGGCGTTTCCAAACTGATCAACGCCATTCCGGTCGCCGAAACCGTGGTTTACCCGGCCGTGGGCGAAACCAAATCGCACATCACCGTGTTCACCGACACCACTTGCCCGTATTGCCACAAACTGCACGAGGAAGTGCCAGAGCTGAACAAGCGCGGCATCGAAGTGCGTTACGTGGCATTCCCGCGCCAGGGTCTGAACTCGCCGGGTGACGAGCAACTGCAAGCCGTGTGGTGCTCGAAAGACAAAAAAGCTGCCATGGACAAAATGGTCGATGGCAAGGAAATCAAGGCCGCCAAGTGCGATAACCCGGTCTCCAAACAATTCGCCCTCGGTCAGTCGATCGGCGTGAACGGCACACCGGCCATCGTTTTGGCTGACGGACAAGTCATTCCGGGCTACCAGCCTGCGCCACAAGTCGCCAAACTGGCGCTGGGCGCCAAGTAATTCGCATCGTCACGGACAGCCGTTGACGATCATGGTCCGGCAGCAACAACGCCGGGCCATCAATAGAGAGCCGCGAGCACGCGGTTGTTTTCCGGCCGACCCTGCGTCGGCCGTTTTATGGGGAGTTCACAGTGAATCCGGTCAAAGTAGGCATCTGTGGGTTAGGGACCGTCGGTGGCGGTACCTTCAACGTACTTCAGCGCAACGCCGAGGAAATTGCTCGTCGTGCCGGGCGTGGGATTGAAGTGGCACAAATTGCCATGCGCACGCCAAAGCCTCAGTTCCAGACGACCGGTATTGCGATTACCAACGATGTCTTCGACGTGGCCACGAACCCTGAGATCGACATCGTCATAGAGCTGATGGGCGGCTACACCGTTGCCCGCGAGCTGGTACTCAAGGCCATCGAGAATGGCAAGCATGTGGTCACCGCGAACAAGGCGCTGATAGCCGTTCACGGTAATGAAATTTTCGCCAAGGCACGCGAGAAAGGCGTGATCGTCGCATTCGAAGCGGCAGTGGCCGGTGGCATTCCGGTGATCAAGGCGATCCGCGAAGGCCTGTCTGCCAACCGCATCAACTGGGTCGCCGGGATCATCAACGGCACCGGTAACTTCATCCTCACCGAAATGCGCGAGAAGGGCCGTACGTTCGAAGACGTACTCGCCGAAGCGCAGGCGCTGGGTTATGCCGAAGCCGATCCGACTTTCGACGTGGAAGGTATTGATGCGGCGCACAAGCTGACGATCCTCGCGTCCATCGCCTTCGGCATTCCGCTGCAATTCGACAAGGCCTACACCGAAGGCATCACCAAGCTGACCACCGCTGACGTGAATTACGCCGAAGCGCTGGGCTATCGCATCAAGCATTTGGGCGTGGCGCGCAGCACTGACGCCGGCATCGAATTGCGCGTGCACCCGACGCTGATCCCGGCCGATCGCCTGATCGCCAACGTCAACGGCGTGATGAACGCGGTGATGGTCAACGGTGACGCGGCCGGTTCGACGCTGTTCTACGGCGCGGGCGCCGGCATGGAGCCAACCGCTTCGTCGGTGATCGCCGATCTGGTCGACGTGGTTCGCGCCATGACTTCCGACCCGGAAAACCGCGTGCCGCATTTGGCGTTCCAGCCGGATTCGCTGTCGGCGCATCCGATCCTGCCGATCGAAGCCTGCGAAAGCGCTTACTACCTGCGCATTCAGGCCAAGGATCATCCGGGCGTACTGGCGCAAGTGGCGAGCATTCTTTCGGAGCGCGGCATCAACATCGAGTCGATCATGCAGAAGGAAGTCGAAGAGCATGACGGCCTGGTGCCGATGATCCTGCTGACCCACCGCGTTGTCGAGCAGCGCATCAACGATGCGATCGCCGCACTTGAAGCGCTCGCAGGCGTTGACGGCCCGGTCGTACGGATCCGCGTCGAACATTTGAATTAACAGCAGCGGCAAGCTGCAAGCTACAAGCGGCAAGACAAAGCAGATCGGCTTTTACTTGCTGCTTGTAGCTCGCAGCTTGCAGCTCAAACCAAAGGTTTGCTCTTATGCGCTATATCAGTACCCGCGGCCAGGCACCGGCCCTGAATTTCGAAGAGGTTTTGCTGGCCGGTCTAGCCACCGACGGCGGTCTGTACGTGCCGGAAAATCTGCCACGCTTCACTCAGGAAGAAATCGCTTCCTGGGCCGGCCTGCCGTATCACGAACTGGCCTTCCGCGTGATGCGCCCGTTCGTCACCGGCAGCATTCCCGATGCCGATTTCAAAAAGATTCTTGAAGAAACCTACGGTGTGTTCGCCCACAGCGCCGTTGCGCCGTTGCGTCAGCTGAACGGCAATGAATGGGTGATGGAGCTGTTCCACGGCCCGACCCTGGCGTTCAAGGACTTCGCTCTGCAACTGCTCGGTCGTTTGCTCGACTACGTGCTGGAAAAGCGCGGCGAGCGCGTGGTGATCGTCGGTGCCACCTCCGGTGACACCGGTTCGGCCGCCATCGAAGGCTGCAAGCACTGCGAAAACGTCGACATCTTCATCCTGCACCCGCACAACCGTGTGTCCGAAGTGCAGCGCCGCCAGATGACCACGATTTTCGGCGACAACATCCACAACATCGCCATCGAAGGCAACTTCGACGACTGCCAGGAAATGGTCAAAAACAGCTTCGCCGACCAGAGCTTCCTCAAAGGCACGCGTCTGGTCGCGGTGAACTCGATCAACTGGGCGCGGATCATGGCCCAGATCGTTTACTACTTCCATGCGGCCCTGCAGTTGGGTGGCCCGGCACGCTCGGTGGCGTTCTCGGTGCCGACCGGCAACTTTGGCGACATCTTCGCCGGTTACCTGGCGCGCAACATGGGCCTGCCGATCAACCAGTTAATCGTCGCCACCAACCGCAACGACATCCTGCACCGCTTCATGAGCGGCAACCAGTACGTCAAGGAAACCCTGCACGCGACGCTGTCGCCGTCGATGGACATCATGGTTTCGTCGAACTTCGAACGCCTGCTGTTCGACCTGCACGGTCGCAACGGTGCGGCGATTGCCGGTCTGATGGACTCGTTCAAGCAGGGCGGCGGTTTCAGCGTCGAGCAGGAGCGCTGGACCGAAGCGCGCAAACTGTTCGATTCGTTGGCCGTGGACGACGAGCAAACGTGCGAAACCATTGCCGAAGTTTACGAGCAGACCGGTGAAGTGCTGGATCCGCACACCGCCATCGGTGTGAAGGCCGCGCGTGAATGCCGCCGCAGCCTGGACACCCCGATGGTGATCCTCGGAACTGCCCACCCGGTGAAATTCCCTGACGCAGTGGAGAAAGCCGGTGTAGGAAAAGCGCTCGAGCTACCTGCACATCTTTCTGATTTGTTT
This window of the Pseudomonas fluorescens genome carries:
- a CDS encoding homoserine dehydrogenase, with protein sequence MNPVKVGICGLGTVGGGTFNVLQRNAEEIARRAGRGIEVAQIAMRTPKPQFQTTGIAITNDVFDVATNPEIDIVIELMGGYTVARELVLKAIENGKHVVTANKALIAVHGNEIFAKAREKGVIVAFEAAVAGGIPVIKAIREGLSANRINWVAGIINGTGNFILTEMREKGRTFEDVLAEAQALGYAEADPTFDVEGIDAAHKLTILASIAFGIPLQFDKAYTEGITKLTTADVNYAEALGYRIKHLGVARSTDAGIELRVHPTLIPADRLIANVNGVMNAVMVNGDAAGSTLFYGAGAGMEPTASSVIADLVDVVRAMTSDPENRVPHLAFQPDSLSAHPILPIEACESAYYLRIQAKDHPGVLAQVASILSERGINIESIMQKEVEEHDGLVPMILLTHRVVEQRINDAIAALEALAGVDGPVVRIRVEHLN
- the thrC gene encoding threonine synthase; this encodes MRYISTRGQAPALNFEEVLLAGLATDGGLYVPENLPRFTQEEIASWAGLPYHELAFRVMRPFVTGSIPDADFKKILEETYGVFAHSAVAPLRQLNGNEWVMELFHGPTLAFKDFALQLLGRLLDYVLEKRGERVVIVGATSGDTGSAAIEGCKHCENVDIFILHPHNRVSEVQRRQMTTIFGDNIHNIAIEGNFDDCQEMVKNSFADQSFLKGTRLVAVNSINWARIMAQIVYYFHAALQLGGPARSVAFSVPTGNFGDIFAGYLARNMGLPINQLIVATNRNDILHRFMSGNQYVKETLHATLSPSMDIMVSSNFERLLFDLHGRNGAAIAGLMDSFKQGGGFSVEQERWTEARKLFDSLAVDDEQTCETIAEVYEQTGEVLDPHTAIGVKAARECRRSLDTPMVILGTAHPVKFPDAVEKAGVGKALELPAHLSDLFERNERCTVLPNELKAVQAFVSQHGNRGKPL